The Camelus ferus isolate YT-003-E chromosome 4, BCGSAC_Cfer_1.0, whole genome shotgun sequence genome has a segment encoding these proteins:
- the STPG3 gene encoding protein STPG3 yields the protein MVAGCLSCRPNAAVLLSGLEQEPGATLDEMRPLGIQEFPAGLRMQTGPLQDPICTQSLRELLLERRPPIMIDLDVPGPTKYQVPDASIRESSPHPHFSIGRKHPTHEGSSRRAWQMVWFQSESPFTLKAKFNREEKWPSPADYQQPSLHACRASSFGGRPASRTPEARAHLRMLPQPPLQALLPAPAGKTGPSPNTYDILPGCRLKSPCPPAFSMSRSPLLASWVSSSCTPGPAAYHVEDCYNSRFLSVPGVLIQGVRRPKRHDTGPFCAI from the exons ATGGTGGCTGGCTGTCTCTCTTGCAGACCCAATGCTGCTGTGCTCTTGTCGGGCCTGGAGCAGGAGCCAGGGGCCACCTTGGATGAAATGCGTCCCCTAGGGATACAGGAATTCCCAGCAGGCCTCAGGATGCAAACAGGCCCCCTCCAGGATCCCATCTGCACCCAGAGCCTGAGGGAGCTGT TGCTGGAGCGACGCCCCCCCATCATGATTGACCTGGACGTCCCTGGCCCCACCAAGTACCAGGTGCCAGATGCTTCAATCCGAGagtcctccccacacccccacttcAGCATCGGCCGCAAGCACCCTACTCACG AAGGCAGCAGCCGCAGGGCGTGGCAGATGGTGTGGTTCCAGAGCGAAAGCCCCTTCACGCTGAAAGCCAAGTTTAACCGAGAGGAAAAG TGGCCATCACCCGCTGACTACCAGCAGCCAAGCCTGCATGCCTGCCGGGCCTCCAGCTTTGGGGGCCGCCCTGCCTCAAGGACACCCGAGGCCCGAGCCCACCTGAGgatgctgccccagcccccacttCAGGCCCTTCTGCCAGCCCCGGCTGGCAAGACCGGCCCCAGCCCCAACACCTATGACATCCTGCCTGGGTGCCGCCTGAAGAGTCCATGCCCGCCAGCTTTCTCCATGAGCCGTTCACCGCTGCTTGCCTCCTGGGTCAGCTCCT CGTGCACCCCTGGCCCGGCTGCCTACCATGTGGAGGACTGCTACAACTCACGCTTCCTCTCCGTGCCCGGAGTGCTCATCCAAGGCGTGCGAAGACCCAAGCGCCATGACACTGGCCCCTTCTGCGCCATATAG